Proteins found in one Paludisphaera rhizosphaerae genomic segment:
- the miaA gene encoding tRNA (adenosine(37)-N6)-dimethylallyltransferase MiaA → MTLAPEHRAIYLTGPTASGKSAVGVHLARLLDAEILALDSMTLYRGMDVGTAKPTREEQGGVPHHLIDVLDPWESASVAQYRGWALEMIQAVESRGRRVLFVGGTALYLKAMLRGLFDGPGAVPEVRGRLEAEAESLGDAVMHARLATLDPATAARLHPNDRRRIVRALEVIETTGSPFSTLQCEHDRAAPASVRVFALTPPRPWLYDRINRRVLGMFDAGLIDEVQRLQAGPRPMGSVAAQGVGYKEVIAHLAGGADLRQTIDLIQTRTRQFAKRQGTWFRGLSEVSPISIEPVESAEVVAQRLAAEIVGD, encoded by the coding sequence GTGACTCTCGCTCCCGAGCATCGCGCCATCTATCTGACCGGACCGACGGCCTCCGGCAAGTCAGCGGTCGGCGTTCATCTGGCCCGTCTCCTCGACGCCGAGATCCTCGCGCTCGACTCGATGACGCTTTACCGCGGCATGGACGTCGGCACGGCCAAACCGACGAGGGAAGAGCAGGGGGGCGTCCCTCACCATCTGATCGACGTCCTCGATCCCTGGGAGTCGGCGAGCGTCGCGCAGTATCGCGGCTGGGCCCTGGAGATGATCCAAGCCGTTGAGTCGCGGGGGCGACGAGTTCTGTTCGTCGGCGGCACCGCTCTCTATTTGAAGGCGATGCTCCGGGGGCTGTTCGACGGGCCCGGGGCCGTGCCCGAGGTTCGCGGCCGGCTCGAAGCCGAGGCGGAAAGCCTGGGCGACGCCGTCATGCACGCCCGGCTCGCAACCCTTGACCCGGCGACGGCCGCGCGATTGCATCCCAACGACCGCCGTCGGATCGTCCGGGCGCTTGAGGTGATCGAGACGACCGGCTCTCCCTTCAGCACCCTTCAGTGCGAACACGACCGCGCCGCGCCGGCCAGCGTTCGAGTCTTCGCACTGACGCCTCCCCGACCCTGGTTGTACGACCGCATCAACCGTCGTGTTCTGGGAATGTTCGATGCTGGGCTCATCGACGAGGTCCAACGCCTTCAGGCTGGTCCAAGGCCGATGGGGTCGGTCGCCGCGCAGGGGGTTGGATACAAGGAAGTGATCGCCCACCTGGCGGGGGGGGCTGATCTGCGTCAGACCATCGACCTGATCCAGACCCGAACGCGGCAGTTCGCCAAGCGGCAGGGGACTTGGTTCCGGGGGCTCTCCGAGGTCTCGCCGATTTCGATCGAGCCGGTCGAGTCGGCGGAGGTCGTGGCGCAGAGGCTGGCGGCGGAGATCGTCGGCGATTGA
- a CDS encoding DUF11 domain-containing protein, producing the protein MGRRLFFLLGMVLLIACGPARILGAQEAFPVDAPAPAPASPGTAGLEQFPAEAAPAPTAPAPSTREPLPGMEDAPLAPRAGTGVAPRDEEVEQVQAGGKGPAAAPAPAAAASASGIVPDGGYLAPIERLPLGKHEVLVNVEVQAPAEMNVNKESTVKIIVVNSGSTDALGVCVRDELPQGLKFISSSPPPETDAQGLLTWRLGTLPAGSPKTILLRVVPTSVTHMDHAATVSFQAGSKARTRVLEPKLKVEVVQRPSLSKQLKGKPVEFQISVFNTGDGPVRNIMVLAKLSPGLSYETKDRGGDPSSLEHPIEGLEPGGRIDLPALSVDARQGGRQTCTVKVTSPDVVFNAADAEVERAVDVIEPKLKLQLAAPDKRYTDTVAQYELTIENPGTATAKNVRVSIALPVSGKLISVPSGVDYDRTSKRLIWSVPELPPTDPANAAAKPRVLPFEVRMLDVGFYEVTAEAKADGVAVVRDKQSTDVQGMADLDIYVTEKRRVVDEGNETTFFIRLENRGTKEASNVAVVAEVSKNLQPTETSGGPEGESQRSPDGSQVQFPVIDRIGPGAYVLLGVKVKVKGVADGIGTCTVNVKHDDLGASAVLKGMANVKVAAGRRTADASDPGAR; encoded by the coding sequence ATGGGCCGGCGACTCTTCTTTCTGCTCGGCATGGTGTTGTTGATCGCCTGCGGCCCCGCACGCATTCTGGGCGCGCAGGAGGCGTTCCCCGTCGACGCCCCCGCTCCCGCTCCGGCATCGCCCGGAACGGCCGGCCTGGAACAGTTTCCGGCCGAGGCCGCGCCGGCGCCGACCGCTCCCGCCCCCTCCACCCGCGAGCCCCTCCCCGGCATGGAAGACGCCCCGCTGGCCCCCCGCGCCGGGACCGGCGTCGCCCCGCGCGATGAAGAAGTCGAGCAGGTTCAGGCCGGCGGAAAGGGGCCGGCAGCAGCCCCAGCGCCGGCCGCTGCGGCCTCGGCTTCTGGAATCGTCCCCGACGGCGGTTACCTTGCGCCCATCGAGCGGCTCCCGCTAGGGAAACACGAGGTCCTCGTCAACGTCGAGGTTCAGGCCCCGGCCGAGATGAACGTGAACAAGGAATCGACGGTCAAAATCATCGTCGTCAACAGCGGTTCGACGGACGCGCTCGGCGTTTGCGTCCGCGATGAACTGCCCCAGGGCCTGAAGTTCATCTCCAGCTCGCCCCCGCCCGAGACCGACGCCCAGGGCCTCCTGACCTGGCGGCTGGGGACGCTTCCCGCCGGTTCCCCCAAGACGATCCTGTTGCGCGTCGTTCCGACTTCGGTGACCCATATGGATCATGCGGCGACCGTCTCGTTCCAGGCCGGCAGCAAGGCGAGGACTCGGGTTCTGGAGCCGAAGTTGAAGGTTGAGGTCGTCCAGCGGCCGAGTCTGTCCAAGCAGCTCAAAGGGAAGCCGGTGGAGTTCCAGATCTCGGTCTTCAACACGGGCGACGGCCCGGTGCGGAACATCATGGTGCTGGCGAAGCTCAGCCCGGGGCTTTCGTACGAGACCAAGGATCGCGGCGGCGACCCGAGCAGCCTTGAACACCCGATTGAGGGGCTTGAGCCGGGCGGACGCATCGACCTGCCGGCTCTCAGCGTCGACGCCAGACAGGGGGGGCGACAAACCTGCACGGTGAAGGTCACCAGCCCCGACGTCGTCTTCAACGCCGCCGACGCCGAGGTCGAACGCGCCGTGGACGTCATCGAGCCCAAGCTTAAGCTCCAACTGGCTGCTCCTGATAAGCGTTACACCGATACGGTCGCCCAGTACGAACTGACCATCGAGAACCCCGGCACGGCGACCGCGAAGAACGTTCGAGTGTCGATCGCCCTGCCGGTCAGCGGCAAGTTGATCTCCGTCCCCTCGGGCGTCGACTACGACCGCACGTCCAAGCGATTGATCTGGTCTGTTCCCGAACTTCCTCCGACCGATCCGGCCAACGCCGCCGCCAAGCCTCGCGTGCTGCCGTTCGAGGTCCGGATGCTTGACGTCGGCTTCTACGAGGTGACCGCCGAGGCGAAGGCCGACGGCGTGGCCGTCGTGCGGGACAAACAATCAACGGACGTGCAGGGGATGGCCGACCTCGACATCTACGTCACCGAAAAACGACGGGTCGTCGACGAGGGCAACGAAACGACGTTCTTCATCCGCCTTGAAAATCGAGGCACCAAGGAAGCGTCGAACGTCGCCGTGGTCGCCGAGGTCTCCAAGAACCTCCAGCCGACGGAGACCTCCGGCGGGCCCGAAGGGGAGAGCCAAAGGTCCCCCGATGGATCCCAGGTCCAATTCCCGGTCATCGATCGGATCGGACCCGGCGCCTACGTGCTGCTGGGCGTTAAGGTGAAGGTCAAGGGAGTCGCCGACGGGATCGGGACCTGCACGGTCAACGTGAAGCACGACGACCTGGGAGCCAGCGCGGTCCTGAAGGGGATGGCCAACGTCAAGGTCGCGGCGGGCCGTCGCACGGCCGACGCCTCCGACCCCGGCGCCAGATGA
- a CDS encoding tetratricopeptide repeat protein, whose protein sequence is MDLSDPHLSRSLHRRTVLKWLALFVLALVAALGVSLALALPDLLPILSRDVRRGLAEALLSGAIILRTALVVASVFGLPIAAWNALSARRRGQPAGRAGQAFLMALSCLSSLVALELGAAVVLAWVHRFPVLPTTFPAEEPGVYRLLVLGGSSALGEPYRACVSVGQIVAWKLAEAAPERRFEVETLAWLGDSLELQHQKLARIVRKPDAVIVYSGHNEFAARFESDRVYEVGMESTSAFVAGVHRLDGGSPFGRLVRELLSKIRLDSPPSLKNRHQVVDPPLCGPAETAAVLADFTARLEEIVAYCERIGAQPILIIPPANEADYEPSRSTVEPGVGGEERRRIADTLLEARSREASEPLHAEGVYRSIIDRHPEFAEAHYRLGGRLRAAGKSDEAREEFMKALDLDGLPIRCPSPFRDVYRRVAERHANCILIDGRRELMETSPAGMLDDSVVEDTHHPNLRGYVALAAAVLRELAGRSAFGAAAVSRPDVSSCAAHFGLDSTRLAEACDRTSVHYRRVAGYRYDPTERLAKSERFAEAARRLRAGEPIDAVGLPAFPPEGRSQ, encoded by the coding sequence TTGGACCTCTCCGATCCCCATCTGTCTCGAAGCCTCCACCGGCGGACCGTCTTAAAATGGCTGGCCCTCTTCGTGCTGGCGCTGGTTGCGGCGTTGGGGGTGAGTCTGGCGCTGGCTCTTCCTGACCTATTGCCGATCCTCTCGCGGGACGTCCGGCGTGGGTTGGCCGAGGCCTTGCTCTCGGGGGCCATCATCCTCCGCACGGCTCTGGTCGTGGCTAGCGTCTTCGGTCTGCCGATCGCCGCCTGGAACGCCCTGAGCGCCCGGCGGCGGGGTCAGCCCGCGGGACGGGCGGGGCAGGCCTTCCTCATGGCGCTTTCGTGCCTGTCTTCGCTGGTCGCCCTGGAACTGGGAGCGGCCGTCGTCCTGGCCTGGGTTCACCGGTTCCCGGTCCTCCCCACGACGTTTCCGGCTGAGGAGCCCGGCGTCTACCGCCTCCTGGTCCTTGGCGGATCGAGCGCGTTGGGCGAGCCCTACCGGGCCTGTGTTTCGGTGGGGCAGATCGTGGCGTGGAAGCTGGCCGAGGCCGCGCCGGAGCGTCGCTTCGAGGTGGAGACGCTCGCCTGGCTGGGCGACTCGCTGGAGCTTCAGCACCAGAAGCTCGCCCGGATCGTCCGGAAGCCGGACGCCGTGATCGTCTACTCGGGCCACAACGAATTCGCCGCACGGTTCGAGTCGGATCGGGTCTATGAAGTGGGCATGGAATCGACCTCGGCCTTCGTCGCCGGGGTCCACCGTCTCGACGGCGGCTCGCCGTTCGGGCGCCTCGTCCGCGAACTCCTCAGCAAGATCCGGCTGGATTCGCCGCCGTCGTTGAAAAACCGCCATCAGGTCGTCGACCCCCCCCTCTGCGGACCGGCCGAAACCGCCGCCGTGCTCGCCGACTTCACGGCGCGGCTGGAGGAGATCGTCGCCTACTGCGAGCGGATCGGGGCCCAACCCATCCTGATCATCCCCCCCGCCAACGAGGCCGACTACGAACCGAGCCGTTCGACCGTCGAGCCGGGCGTCGGCGGGGAAGAGCGGCGTCGAATTGCGGATACGTTGCTGGAGGCTCGATCGCGGGAAGCCTCCGAACCCCTCCACGCCGAGGGCGTCTATCGATCGATCATCGACCGTCACCCGGAGTTCGCCGAGGCGCACTACCGACTCGGAGGGCGGCTTCGAGCCGCGGGAAAGTCGGACGAGGCTCGCGAGGAGTTCATGAAGGCCCTCGATCTCGACGGCCTGCCGATCCGCTGCCCATCGCCGTTCCGCGACGTTTACCGCCGCGTGGCGGAGAGGCATGCCAACTGCATTCTCATCGATGGTCGTCGCGAACTGATGGAGACCAGCCCGGCGGGGATGCTGGACGACTCGGTCGTCGAGGACACGCACCACCCGAACCTGAGGGGATACGTCGCGCTGGCCGCCGCGGTGCTCCGAGAGTTGGCGGGGCGATCCGCTTTCGGGGCGGCGGCCGTCTCCAGGCCCGACGTTTCCTCGTGCGCCGCCCATTTCGGTCTCGACTCCACTCGGCTGGCTGAGGCCTGTGATCGAACGAGCGTCCATTACCGTCGGGTCGCTGGCTATCGCTACGACCCGACCGAACGATTGGCCAAGTCCGAGCGATTCGCCGAAGCCGCTCGCAGACTACGTGCGGGGGAACCGATCGATGCGGTCGGCCTCCCCGCCTTTCCACCTGAGGGCCGTTCCCAGTGA
- the truB gene encoding tRNA pseudouridine(55) synthase TruB, translating into MSLADVGVGPELSGILNLDKPPGVTSRDVVNRVVRLLPRKVKAGHAGTLDPLATGVLVVCVGSATRLIEFVQRMGKTYRSTFRLGARSDTHDVDGTVVATADPRVPSLDEIEAVLASQVGEILQHPPSFSALKVEGRRAYELARAGEAVELAPRPVRIDAIRILDYTWPRLDLEIDCGSGTYIRSIARDLGETLGCGAVMETLARTRIGVFAQADAVAPADLDRGTLFETIRPALDAVPDLPRLPLDEENLADVLLGRKLNLDAPPACDVALIAPDGRLVAIGEVAPDGHIIQPRKVLG; encoded by the coding sequence GTGAGTCTTGCAGACGTGGGCGTGGGCCCGGAGCTTTCCGGGATCCTGAACCTCGACAAGCCCCCCGGCGTGACCTCGCGCGACGTCGTCAACCGCGTCGTTCGCCTGCTGCCGCGCAAGGTGAAGGCCGGACACGCCGGCACGCTCGATCCGTTGGCGACCGGCGTTCTGGTCGTCTGCGTCGGCTCGGCCACCCGACTGATCGAGTTCGTCCAGCGGATGGGGAAGACCTACCGATCGACGTTCCGCCTCGGCGCCCGAAGCGACACGCACGACGTCGACGGCACCGTGGTCGCCACGGCTGATCCGCGCGTGCCGAGCCTTGACGAGATCGAGGCGGTCCTGGCTTCCCAGGTCGGTGAGATCCTGCAGCACCCCCCCTCGTTTTCGGCCCTGAAAGTCGAGGGCCGGCGGGCTTATGAACTGGCCCGCGCCGGTGAGGCCGTCGAACTGGCTCCGCGCCCGGTTCGCATCGATGCGATCCGGATTCTGGATTACACCTGGCCCCGGCTCGATCTGGAGATCGACTGTGGGAGCGGGACCTACATCCGATCGATCGCACGCGACCTGGGAGAGACGCTCGGCTGCGGGGCCGTCATGGAGACGCTGGCGCGAACGCGGATCGGCGTCTTCGCCCAGGCCGACGCCGTCGCTCCCGCCGATCTCGACCGGGGCACCCTTTTTGAGACCATCCGCCCGGCGCTCGACGCCGTCCCCGACCTTCCTCGCCTTCCCCTCGACGAGGAGAACCTGGCCGACGTGCTGCTCGGCCGGAAGCTGAACCTGGACGCCCCACCCGCGTGCGATGTCGCACTCATCGCCCCGGATGGTCGGCTGGTGGCCATCGGCGAAGTCGCGCCAGATGGCCACATCATCCAACCGAGGAAGGTGCTGGGATAG